Below is a window of Camelina sativa cultivar DH55 chromosome 11, Cs, whole genome shotgun sequence DNA.
CCCACACTGCAATTGGGTGgatggattttttaaaatacaatgcAAGGGTTTTCTTAAATAAACTTGAAAGATCCTTTAATGCTTAACTGGTAATGTACTATTGTAGTCAATATAGTGTAAGAAAACACAGTACTATCTTAAGAAAATTAATACGTTTCTGACAATTAAGAATTCACTGTAACGATAATTTGTGTAGGATTAACACTTAACAGTTAACACTAAAGCTTTATGACCAAATAAATCCGTCTGAAGGTTCAACTTTTTGAGTGGTTATTGAATATGGAACGTGTTCCGAtaagaaattaacaaaacaacattCATGTCGGGTCCCATGACTATTATATGTCTGACCTGAGACCTCTGTGTGATATCGATATACACATACACAACAAATATTGGTCTGaaaagtgaaatatattttaatatttggtaACTAATCCAATGAATTGGTAACTGATGATAGCCACAAGATAAAACTTCGTTTTGTACatatatcaacaacaacaaaaaaaaagaatcttatgTAAGAATTGGTAACTGATTGAATGAATCACCGCCGTAATTAATTACTTGTACGTTACTTTCAGATGTAATCTTATTTTATGTTGCTATTATGTTCTCCTACTTTTGTTGATCACAAACCATCAAAATTCATGTCGAGCGCCGTTggaacaagaacacaaaaatattCCTAATATGTACTAGAAGATTGGTAATTCCTAATATTATCGAAATTTCGTCTGTTTAACATCTCAAATTCTAAACAGAATCGAAAAAGTACTTAGCGATCAACTACTCTTTGCACTCGAAATTTGGTTAGAATAACAACTTCTCCCAACTACAATTACTCTCTTTTTATTGTTGTTACTGTTTTTATCAGAACTGTGTGACTGTGGCTGAAGTCTTGTCTTTCCTCCTCCCAgaggttttcttcttcttcttttgtactTCAATACTTAGTTAAGTAAAAAAAGTTTCtacttcagaaaaaaaataattacatatactATGACACgctttaataaagaaaatattattgtattttcaAAAGTTCGGAAAAATTGTGGTATGCAATCCTGAATCtagattttgtttattcaacatCTCTAatgtttgtctttctttttcttcttcttctctagctCATTAGTTTGGTTCACATGCTCAGCTGCTTTCATGtacttaatataattatatagggGTTCTGTAAAGAAAGGTCCTTGTTTCTGAAGAAAgcattttaacaaaaagaaaaaaaaggttgtcAATGGGACGTCTTAAGAAGCAAAATTATTGTAATTTCAAAATTCTGAATTGAAGTCTGTGATAAATTGTAATAAGCAATCCATaatctaaaattcaaattaatctaaaatttgtattataaaaagaaaagcaattttcaatctaaaatattgtttcttgaaaatatataaaaatagtgtTGAAAAAATAGTTACGGCTACCTAAGACCATGATTAGCGGGCGTTACTTAAGCCGTTACTCAactaaattgttttatttaaaattaataaaataatataaggagaagagagaaacacaaaGAACTGTTCTCAAAATCTTCCTGGTAAAAACGATTCTTTACTTAATTCTACATATGTCACTTTTCTATTTGATtacacaataaaatattaatttttttttttgagaaatggGGGAAGTAACAGGCGGTAATGATGCTCTAAGAACCTCTAGCACTTGGATTATTTTccaacctaattttttttttgttaggctGAACTAACTAACCATTCGAAAATGACAAAAGAAATGTAATAACTCAGAATATTTATTAATACGAAGATTTCTGCATTAGAACTTTGGATAGAGATATTGTATAAATaacttatacattttttttggtgaaaaataacTTATACATTAAATGAAAgttattctttttattctttttattcttttttggttcaagaacaacttttataagtaaagaaaataataaaatactgtatgatatacaataatttttcaaataGTATTTATTACTAGTTTATAATTCTATAcgatcatatatgtatatattaaggTGTTGggtaagcaatattttggcatAGACAAATACTCGTCCGaataaaatgtattatagactatataatatagtatataccaAAATTGGACcacatgaacaaaaagaaatggaCCACATTTGGGTGTTGATGAGCCCTAAACATCTAAATGGATGGGTAGTACCTAAACGTATTTAATTTCTCTGAATCGTTATTAACATAAATTTGGCTCTCTCTTTAGTACGATATATGTTTGCCCTCttagatcaaaactttggaTCTTTTTTTCTGCTCATACCTTATGTTAAGTCCACATCTCAAGACCGCATATAATATATCGCACGTTGTCTTGTCAAACTTATATACCAATATATAGTGGACATAAACCtcatattttccttattaatatttttagcgAATCATCCTTTggtgaaatttgaatttttagatATGAATCGTTTAAAGCTTTTCATTtacgaacatatatatatgtcaactTAGGACCATTTTAACATCACGCCTTGTCTTTTTGTTCTGTGCGTGACCACACTCGTACATGATAATTCGTACGCATATGGTTatggtgaaaactgaaaaatgATTATCTCTAGGCCAATATATTGATAAGAAAGCAAATATTAAGAGAAGTTTATTTCATCATAAGGGCCAATAAAAAAAGTGAAGGGAGATAGAAAAAGCACATACGTTGGAATTACTGAAGTATCATCATCAGCTAAGAAATACCATGTTAAGACGTAAATCTCTTTGCTTGCAATTATTCGAACCTTGGCATAAGAATTGACCGTTTTTCACAAGAGtatatgctaatcaagtgagcTATCAGCTGTAAATACTTTTCAGATCCCTCACCGTATCATAGAGTATATCTATTTTTTGAATAGgggtgaaagaaagaaaaaaacctctACCACCaagtaaatgttttagaaaagcGAAGTAATAGCcattgttttctaattttgccAAAAAGGCCAGTTTCCTTTTATCGAAGTCGTTTTTGGAGGAATCAAAACCTGACACGTAGTTGAGATTTAAAACCATTCGACAGGAAGATTATGAATAAATAATCTATACAGTGTGACATCTTTTGATAGGAAAACGACAAAAAGTACTTTAATTGGTCACCctagaaaatcaaatcaaaggaGAAATCCGTGTGAAGTTTTAATATGACAACgacataaatttgaattaagtTGTTAATTCTTGGCAGAGAAAATGATAGAAATGAATATAATTAAGCTTGATATGTGTTTCTAGGCAAAATGGTAATTACATATATAGTGAACTTCTCGAGTGATATGATCATCAACATTATTTGTTAACCAAGAAAAGAATAAagttatgtataaatatatatataaacatgataTTGCAAAGAGAGCTAGGAATAATCAAACTTCACATCACATGCTTTGAGATTTTCTTGCTTTGTTTACTTTTATGGATGGGTTtgtgattttagggtttagatgcAAATATGGAATCGACAACGCACACAAACTTTTCTAAAGCAACTTCTCGCTTTGTCTCATTTTGGATGAGATTCTCTCTGCCACACAACTAATCAAAGTTCCATTTTTCGAGTCCCATTATCtcttcctatttttttttcctttctttaatGATACTGATACCTACAGATTcctaataattatattttgaaaaagtcACAgctcattatttattttattttaaaactgaaatatttattttacaaatatttaatagaaaaaagagTAGGTCAAACAAGCtaaggaaaatataaaaaatgtgaaaaaataatTGAGCATTTTCTGTTGTTGTCTGCGGATTCTTCTTAAGAGGAAACTGGGCCTAGTTGAAGGTCCATCAACTGTTGTTACATAAGATGTCCCCAAAATGCTCAGCAGCTCTATTCAGTTTTCaacctttttagtttttagtagaagaagattgaactttttttttttaacggtaAAATGTAGTAtaaaagattgaaaattttcaCCCACTGCTTTTCTAAAATAACGAAATCATTCTGGAGTGTTTTTCGATtcaatttataagttttatcattcttttttttatatttccatTATTATAGATTTAGATCACACTATCTAACATAAAAGCCAATAACATAAAGCAAAATATAACATTAGGGAAAAAGAAGTTTACAATATCTATGATATTTCTACAAGGACCGACCGACAATGTTACTGAacacaaaagatataaaatggaaaaaagacaaaaaaaaaaacgaagttgaaaactatatatattaaaaaaaaaaatgtatcaaaaGATTTATAGTTTGTAGGACACGAAAGAATCATAAATAACGTTTGTACCACTCCACCGTAGAAACCCTAACCGTAATACCCCAGTGGCAAAACCGTAAATCTGAGATTAagtggagaagaggaagaagacaagaacaGGGAGAAGCACGGCGGCGAAGAATGAGTATTTTGGCCGGAAACCACCGTTGGGTAGAAAAGGGTAAGAGTCAGGAGGAGGCATGACACAATTGTCTCCATTGAAGTAAATCCTGCGAGGAAAAGCCCAACCTTTTTCGAATGTGAAGGTTGATAGATCTTTACGGAACAATATCTCTGATTGAACATTCCCAAGTGGCCCTGCTTCTGATAAGAAATCATTGTAGAACTTCACTCCCCATAACATTGCTGTATCGTCTgcaaaaaataccaaaaccatcaaaaagGTTAAGTCTTTGAGAGATAAGtatagagggagagagaagagaggagctctttttttttttttcatgttcctCTGTACTTACTTAATCCAGCGTAAGGAGTGAGAGATTTGTAATTGAAGCTGAAGATCTGAGTGATGTTGTCCAGATTTGGGTGTTGAGCTACGAGGTTCCATTGTGTGTAGTTCAATCTATAGTTGAAGTTTGTGATTGTGATCTTCACTCGCCAATACTCTTTGTAGTTCTGCTTCACGTGCCAATGCACTCTGATAGGGCACATGTGTCTTGTGCATTGCACTAGCGGCGGTAATATCACTCCTTTCTTTGTCGGCGGTGACACAACTGAGGCCAAGTGTGGTGTATCCGGGCTGCCATTACATTGAAGTATGAGACTTTATGATTCAAAATTGAACAGAGAACAAAAGAGCGGGAATTGAAAACTGATGTGAATAACTTACTCGAGGCAGGCACCAGATTCGGTTCTGTTGTTTTGGCATCCGCAAGCACAAGTTGGACATCCGACAATGGTTTCATTGtagaaagaagataaagaaacgCAGCAAGTCGGAGTTCTTTGAGCAAGGAACTGTGAGTATGTGCACGTAATGTTCCATGTCACTGCAGTAATTTCAAATATGACCAGTCTGTTAGATTAGAAACAATGTTAAACATTAACGTTTTCTAAAAAGTAGTCTTAGTTCTCTTACTCATAGCTTGAGTGGTTCTGCGTGTGTCCGTTGTGACAAATTTTGTTGGTCTCACAATCTTTGCTGGACCACAAGTGTAACCTGGACCAGGTCCAAGGAGAGTGAAGTTTCTTGGCACCCGAACGGTTTTGTTTGTGGTTCCAGCCGCGCCAACACTGATCTGGAAGGAGCTAGCTGCAGTGGCAGGGTCTTGAACCCATGAGTTCATGACACCTCCTTTGCAGCAATTAGCAATCTGCTGGTTATAAGGAGTCCCCGGGAGCAGATCTACAACCGTTGGATCTTTTTTACAACAATGCGGAATGTTTCCTTTGTACTTTGAACAATCACCTGTTTAAAACATTATACCCAGATGTATCATTTCTCCAGATAATTCACCACACCACAGTCAAAAGTTAAAGTTACTGGAACCTGGAAACATTTCAGTTACCTTGTTCGGTTGTTTGTGCTCCAACCATACTCCAAATAACTTCCTTCTTAGCCCATTTCCAACCTAATGTCCATCCTGGAGTTTGAATGTGTCTGTATTTCTGGAAGTTGAACATGGTAACCACAGCCTGGATCGAACACATAAAACAGTTTAGCTGAATCGAGACCAATTAAGTAaggtaaaatcttttttttgttctagctGTTAAACTTACAACATAGCCATCAGGAGTCCAACTCATGACATCCCATTTCATTGTAATGTTCCCTTCTGGATCAAGCGCATCATATGCttctgcaaattaaaaaaaaggattcaACGAAAGTCAGAATCTTGTTCATCCTGATCCAGCTTAGCTCACCGACATTGTAATTTGTTTCAATCTCAAGATTATTACAAATTGGTTTGTAGAAATAGACCAAAAGATTTCTTCTGCAtgattaagtttttaaatacttttcagaaagtttctatttttggatcaGCAAACttgaatctctgtttttttcctcttaTACAAGCAGAACTGACTGATCTAGTAAAAACATAGGAAAGCACAAATATGGGAATTGAGAAAGTGTTGATTTTTAGGATCTGAACACAATGCAAATAATTGAGTAAAGATCTATGTTAATCTCAATCAGTTCAAAGTAAAGGATTAATCAGATCTCTTTATcaattcaaacaaacaaatcagttGAATTTGAAGATACCAAGATGCAACGAATATAGTATCAGTTGAAGAAAGTGATCTTTAATAAACCCAGAAACAGTGAAATCTCAATCAAGAAGCAATATGGGGAAGCTGAAAAAAGCTTTAAGAAGACGAGTAAACAGAACAATTGGTGGTGGTAATGAAGATAAGAAGTAACCTGTAGAAgtaaaagaagatgaagaaatcaagaagacGGTCCATAACGCCAAGAAACTGAATTTGGCGACGACGGAAGTGGATCTGGAGAAGAAAGACtccattatttatttatttttaattctctgTTGATCAGAGCAGAACCAAGAGacgaagctttttttttttttttaattctctggCTAAATCTTAAAAAACCAATCTCAaagtaataagaagaagaggaaggtggCTTCGCTAGGAGGAGGAGTGGACTtatagagagaaagatagatagcagcaagattttgttttttc
It encodes the following:
- the LOC104726680 gene encoding protein COBRA, whose translation is MESFFSRSTSVVAKFSFLALWTVFLISSSSFTSTEAYDALDPEGNITMKWDVMSWTPDGYVAVVTMFNFQKYRHIQTPGWTLGWKWAKKEVIWSMVGAQTTEQGDCSKYKGNIPHCCKKDPTVVDLLPGTPYNQQIANCCKGGVMNSWVQDPATAASSFQISVGAAGTTNKTVRVPRNFTLLGPGPGYTCGPAKIVRPTKFVTTDTRRTTQAMMTWNITCTYSQFLAQRTPTCCVSLSSFYNETIVGCPTCACGCQNNRTESGACLDPDTPHLASVVSPPTKKGVILPPLVQCTRHMCPIRVHWHVKQNYKEYWRVKITITNFNYRLNYTQWNLVAQHPNLDNITQIFSFNYKSLTPYAGLNDTAMLWGVKFYNDFLSEAGPLGNVQSEILFRKDLSTFTFEKGWAFPRRIYFNGDNCVMPPPDSYPFLPNGGFRPKYSFFAAVLLPVLVFFLFST